The DNA segment TCCGGTATTCTTGCTGAAGAACTTCGCGGATTTCAGTCAACAATGCCTGTTGCTCGACCTCCTGCTGGACAGGAAGGAATTCAGGCGTCGGCTGATTCACGGAAGGCTCCCCGGAAGAAGCACGAGCACTCGTCGTGTCCATCAGTGCATCCATCGGTGCCTCCTGCTCAACAGGATGGAATTCAGGCGTCGGCTGATTCACAGAAGGCTCCCCGGAGGAAGCACTAGCACTCGTCGTGTCCATCAGTGCATCCACCAGTGTATTTGTGGTGTATCCCGAACTCCCGGGCGGATGAGCCATTACAATATCCCCCCCTGTCGCAGCAGCTGCGGATtccacacaaaaaaaaagacttagtatgaaaaaaaaaagacttagTATGCTCGTGGGTATCCGGCAAAATAAACATAATAATCCTAGTGGAACccggggaaggagaaggaggattTTCATCCAAAATAAATGGATAAAGGTAGCCTTGTATTTATACTTATTCCCAGAGGCAGAGGCGTAGTGCTTCCTACCCCCAGACCCTGCCGTACTAAAAGCTCGTGCTCCAGCCCCCTGAATTGCTGTTATTCTTGGCCGTTCAAGAATCACTGTTTTCGTGATCGAATGACGAAATAGATATATGAACTGTATAGTATCATTTGCTGGGATGGGATAAGTGATTCTTTTATAGGATTCCCATGGGATCGTAGAATCAAGTAAGGATGCAATCGGTATTTGTGATCGATTAGCTTCCAGTATGACCGATGACTTTCTATCTGGATTCGGAATAACCACACAATCAGGTTGTTGGTTCAACCCAAAatggattttcttctttcttgaaCGGAATTTCTTAGGATTAGCATAAGAATTGGTCAAAAAAGCCCCGATCTTCCATTGAGAATCATTGATACAGCTCCCCATTTTTTCCATTATCGAATATATCATTTTTTCCATTatcaaatatataaataaatgatTAGTCTTTAAAAAGAAGGAATGGCCTTTTTTACGAATGAGAGATCCTATAAAATGAAGAGCGCTTCGTAAACAAATCAGTGTCTTGTCTGAATCGAGAATAGCAATTCCATTTCTGGAACCACGGGTATAGACTTTTAAATGGTGAGCAGCTACCCGACGGCCGAGATGTGCATTCGTACAAAGTAATTTTGTACAGACAGTTGAAAGGATTGTCATTTCCGGTTTTCGTTTCCGGAAATACAGGTGGTAAGTTAGAAATGAAAATAGGTTAGCAGCTGATCTTCTAACCACTCAGCAATCAGACCGGCAGGAATCAGTACCTATCCCTTACGGGAATCGAACCCGTGTCTTCGACATGAAAAGACGAGATCTTGAACCGCTAGACGAAAGGGACAACACTTTAGTACTTACTATAGTACTATATATTATATTGATATTGGGTCACTGAACACTGTCCAATACCGGTTTCGGAAGGTTCAAATGCATGTTCCCAATCTTTGATTCTCGTCTCGTTTCACTTGCATTTTCTTTCGTTCAGTCTCGCTCTCGTTCATGAGTGGAATCGAACCACTTACTCCGTTTGGATTTACAGTCCAAAGGGCCCAGGCCCAGCGAACGAAAGAGGATTTACAGTCCCACGCCCACTGCCCTGCAAGAACCATTTTCTTGCTTGATTTTTATACGATTTTTTGAGCAACTAGCGCGAAAGCCGTTGCGCTAACGCGCATTCTCCACCACACCATTTCTATACGCATTTTCAGAGGAGCAACATGAGACTTGATTTCCTCCATCTCTGAATACGAGTTCAGCTCCGGCACCTATTGATTTAGCTCCTTCTAACATGTCGAGTCGAGACTTGACATTGTTTCACGCTTTTCCATCGCTACTCTCTTTCCAGGATTTCTCGTTGATTTGATTCCTGCGCTGCGATCCATGGTTGAATAATAAACCCAGCGGCTTTCTCAATTCTAAATGCTAGTTCGCGTCACTCACATATGCCCAACCAACTGAGCTAACTTGCAGTTTTCCTGTCTTCGAGCAATGATGTGAGACATACCAGTTTCCCTTACTAGAGCCGAGCGGTTGCCAGGCCCGCGTCCTTCCCCAATTGGCAGGCACGATTGCAGTCCCATAAGGTCCTTGACCCCTACCTTTTCAGAGATTCATGGAATCATCACTATATTAAGTACGCATTTATCGCTTCCGTTAAAAACAAGGAAATGCAACGAAAAAATAGGACGATTACGGAACTTTTTCTGTTGATTTCCCCAACTTTTCCCGCATTTATTCGTTTACTTTTTCGTATCACTAATTCAGGAAAGTCCCTCTGTGGAGTGCCCGACTGATGTTCTCCGTTTTACGGATCCAAAAGTGGGTAACGCATTGCGATCTCTAGATTTTATGGCTGATGCTGATAATATGCCCGCTGCAGAAGCGAAACCTGTTGCCATCGTCATTTCAATCACAATTAAGTTGGTAGGCGCTTAATAACTCGTAGGGGGTCACCCCTTCTATAGACTACAGTGCTAGCTTCCGTCCCTCTAACTATTGACAATTGAATCTGTCTCGATTATTTGAAGAGAAAGATTGCTATTGTTGTTGTGTAAGGAAGTAGGATATCTCCAATCGATCTATCTTAGCTGGGATATTGAAATAAATGATTAGATAGGGCACCACCCTCAAAACAGAGATTGGAGGCGGAATCCGCCGCATTGAACTAAAATACCACTGGTCTACTACTTCACAATCCCTCCCTCTTCTAGTTAGCTTCTCTAGTACATCATCCATCTCTGCATCCGGGCTCGCCTTCACTCGGTCAAGGGGTTCCCCTTTACCTCCTTCCGGGTTGATGAAAGCAAAGAAATCAATGGAATTGACCTTTGCCGAGGAACTACTGCATATGAACAGCTAGGGATCGGAATACTACAACCGTACCGGCTATCCCGGGCAGGTGATAGGAACAGTCTAAGGGGCTAGGTTTGAATCGTTAGTACTAGTAGGAATCGCATCGCTATCCCTTCTCTGCTTTGCCGAGGCCGTATGTATCGTACCGAAGTAGGTATTGAATTTCTCAAGGAAGCGGATAGGTTTTAGTTGCAAAAAGAAGGAGTCCTCCCGCCAAAGGCAAGACTTTCTCTCGAGAGTCAGAGCTTCGAGACGACTTTCGCAGATGTTCAATCTTGCGAGGCGTATGAGCAAGATTTTGAGTACTCTCCCGACCTGTTAGAGGCCACCCTAATAAGCAGAGATTGCCGGGAAAACGTTGCTCAACAAGAAGATCTCCGTAACCAACTCGAAAAAGGATACCCTGGCATAACAAGTGGTGATCTCTGTACTAGAATAGAAGCCCTGCTAATTGTGAAGAACCCACAGCCGGGAGCGTTAGCAACTGGATTTTCCCACACTCCGTTATACCCTCCCTTGGGGGATGGCTTGGTGCTAATGTAGGACTTTCGGAGACCTTCCGCTTGCTGTTTTGGTCCAGCCTGAGTTGCCATAACTTCTACTGTGATTTAGTTTGGAGCGGTCTTGCTCTTGTTGTTCCGTTGTTGCGCGTCCTATTCTGGTGCATTTCTCTCCTAACCTGTAGAGTGGCCTAATGGTTTAATCCTTTCCAGCTGTACTCTTTAACCAGGACTACCCGGACCCGATGTTGGGCGGTCTTTCAGTGGTGCCTTTTCAAGGCAAGGCGGTAACCAAATGTCGATCGTTCTACACTAGCTGTATAAGGGCGGGAAGACTGACGGAGTAGAAGGTTCGGTTCGCTATTTGCTACTGTCTAATCTAGTGCGCTTGCTTACTTTCTTGGAAGTCTACTCTAGTGCGCTGAGCTGCTTCTCCTTCCAATTCCGCTCGCCCCGGTCCTTGATCGAAGGTCTGGTATCCGCACCGACGCGACTACTAATTCAAAGGCATGCTCTACCTCGCACCTGACCAGCAAAATGACGTATAGTAACGTCATAGCTGTGACCCGAACCACAGTGCTCATCAAAGATGGTAGTGCCTTCTGCATTGCGCTAAATGATAAAGCCTATTTATTCCTATGTCTTTCTTGGTAAAAAACCACCTGCGATTTCAGATAAGTCTTTCTGCTTAGAGCAAGAAGCGGAACTAAGGTGACACCTAGAAAAATGAAGGAAGtcatttcttatttttttcataagAATACCGACCTAGCTTCAATTGCTTCAGTTGGAGCTGCTGTCGGTATTGGGATCCTATTCGTTTTCGCACTCCACAGATGGAGTGTTCCTTCACTCGCCCAGGAACCCATTCCCCGTCGCGTCTGGGAATATGGCGAAGAGCTCGGCATTTTTCTTCCAAATGAGAATGTCGACTCCTCGAATGCCAATCGATATCTCGAGGAAATTGCGCATGTCCTCGAATTTCGATTTTTTGATCAACAAGCCATTGAATCACTTCCAGGGGGGGGGGCACTCCTGGGTGGAGCTTGCGAGGACTGTAATTTCAAGGACGATCAGTCCGGATTTGACCGATATCGACATTCTCGCCTACGCCTATTGCATATTAATGGAGAAGGGGCAATCCAATGAGATAATGACAGAAGCCCTGAAAATCCTGCTGCTATGGCTGCAAGGGTTATCCATTTCATAGGCGAGGGTGGGGGAGAAGCAAGCCGAACCTCTGATCGACCCGGACACGTCCAAAATTCTCGGCGTCGAGAGAAAGACGAGATTCAGTAAGTAATTCAGTGAGTGCTTTCTTTTATAAGAAGAGCGTCGGCTTGGACttggaagaagaaaatgaaatacGAACAACCGCGCTGGTCGTAATAGATCGACTTGAATGCGTCTTCTTGCTCCAGCATTCAAGTTCCATTTCAAGGAAGGACGACGTACCATGATACTTTCTGTTTTGTCGAGCCCTGCTTTGGTCTCTGGTTTGATGGTTGTACGTGCTAAAAATCCGGTACATTCCGTTTTGTTTCCCATCCTAGTCTTTTGCGACACTTCTGGTTTACTTATTTTGTTAGGTCTCGACTTCTCCGCTATGATCTTCCCAGTAGTTCATATAGGAGCTATTGCCGTTTCATTCCTATTCGTGGTTATGATGTTCAATATTCAAATAGCGGAGATTCACGAAGAAGTATTGCGCTATTTACCAGTGAGTGGTATTATTGGACTGATCTTTTGGTGGGAAATGTTCTTCATTTTAGATAATGAAACCATTCCATTACTACCAACCCACAGAAATACGACCTCTCTGAGATATACGGTTTATGCCGGAAAGGTACGAAGTTGGACTAATTTGGAAACATTGGGCAATTTACTTTATACCTACTATTCCGTCTGGTTTTTGGTTTCTAGTCTGATTTTATTAGTAGCTATGATTGGGGCTATAGTACTGACTATGCATAGGACTACAAAGGTGAAAAGACAGGATGTATTCCGACGAAATGCCTTGGATTCTAGGAGGACTATAATGAGGAGGACGACTATTCAGAACAGAAGGTGCTTCTCCTCCAAAGCGGAGGGATCGTCTTCCAATTCCAAAGATTCATTTAAAACCTTTATTTTCAAATCTGATTATAGGGATTTCCCTGGTTTGGTTGATAATATCGACGCACTTCTCGAAGTGCTCGAGCCTTGGGAAATCTTATTTTTTGTTCACACTTTCCCCAGAGACATTATTATCCTAAGCACCTTGTCACCGCTAGATATCAAAAATCTAATTGCGGTCGAGGCACCTCTAATGTAATCTTTGTCCAGAGGAAGGAGGACTTTCACAGAAAAACAAAAGCTGTATGCCAAAAAGAGCCAATGTGAATTTAGGTTCAAACTAATTGAGTACCTTGGACATGTAATCTCTGAGCAAGGAGTAGCCAAATAAAATAGCTTTGATGAAGAACTGGAAGACACCTAGAACAATCAGTGAGCTAAGGGGTTTCCTAGGTTTGACTAGGTATTATAGGAAATTAATCAGTAAAATTATGGGTTGATCAGCAAGCCTCTAACTTCACTACTTAAAATGGGTTTAAGGGAAGCTGATAAAGCTTTTGTAACTCTCAAAAACAGCAATGTGTAATGCTCCTGTACTGGCAATGCCTTATTTATCTAAACCCTTCTAGAAACTGATGCCTGTGAGGTTGGAATGGGTGCTGTACTTATGCAAGGAAGGAGACCCATAGCCTTCATATTTAATACTAAGAATAAGTACCTCTCCTCTCTACTTATGAAAAGTAATTTATAGCCTTGTTGACAGCAGTACAGAAGTGGATACTTTATTTGGTAGGGATGCCTTTTGTAATTAAAACAGACCCTGCCTCTCTCAAATACTTACTTGTACAAAGACTCCACCATTTACTGGTATGTTGAAAAGTTTAAATAAACTCTCCTTTTGATCTACCTTACTTACTGTTGATCTTATTGGGGCTTTAACCATGCCATCTGATAGTCCTTGGGTATTGAGTCGGATGGTTGGGAAAGAGTGAAGGCTTGAAATGTGGGAGCAAGATTGTCAAGAGAAGTTTCAAACCAAAAAAAAGGGATGTGAGGTGGAAGCACTTTTACCCTTCCGAAGGGCAATTGGGAGGTAAAGATCTGAAGGTTGAGGCTGATTGGTTCCTTGATACTGGGGCTTCTACTCACATTGTGGCAGATGTTAACAACCTCTCTGAAAATGTTCCTTATACAGGTACGGATCTTTTCAAGGTTGGGAATGATGCTCAGTTAGTTATTACGCACATTGGTACATCTATTCTTACCACCACAGCCATGCCTCTTACTCTCTCTAATGTCCTCTGTGTACCATAAATTACCAAAAATTGACTATCTTTCTCTATCCTCTCTGAATTCCGATCATTCACTTCAAGAAGCAGCTCTTCTATTAAATTAAATGAAATTAAATTAAGTAAATAAGGAAATCCCCTTTCGAAAATGAGGCAGCTGTTTCATTCGCACATCCAAACTTACCATCTCCACTACAACATCGCTATCAGTGGGTGCTTTAGAAAACATGATCGAGGAAAGAAAAGCGAAGCGCTGGCTGATTTGTACTCTTCAAAGGGATTCTTTGCTATCAAGCTAGAAAAGAGGAGTCAACATTCATAACACTTCTTCGGTCTCTAAGGTGAGTAGTAAGATTTGAATATATAGCTAACACATGCTTTTTTCCGATCATTCGGAAAGGTAATTGGAGCTTTTTGATTGACGATGGGAACCTTCTAAATAACATGCGTCATGTTAAACTGAGAACATGTCAAAGATTGTGCTTTTAAGCAATGTCTCTCTCCTTGATAACATCCACTATAACTATAACTATAGTAATAGTAAAAGTAAAGTAAGTAATAGTAAAAGTAAAGTAAGGCGCGCTGCTAAAGATAAGTCTAGTAGAAGAAATAGGCCGAGGACTAGGTTTCAGTATCAGAGATAGAAAGGTAAGTTAAAAACTCACTCTAGTAGTAATAAGTCAACTCCCTGATTCAAGATCGTACCAATCCGTAGGTTTCTTTAGTAAGGAAGTCAAGGAATAAGATCAATCAGAAGCAGCGAGATAAAGCACGGATATTGGAGTTGATGAGTATGAGTCAAAAGTAAGTAAGCTTACAGGCGGGCCATACCATATTTACGATTACTAGTTAAGGCTTTTCGCATTTCGCTTGGTTGAGTCTGATAACGCATTAGAAATTGTAAATTTGCAACTTATTATGGACCCAGCATTCTAGAGTCAAAGCTGTTTTGAGAGACAAGTAAAATAGAAAGCAAAACCAGCACAAGGCTTATCTCCTAAAGAAATAGATTTTGATCTGCAAATAAACAAACAGTTATCGCCATCGCCAAGCATTTCTTTGAATTCAAAGATAAAGCAAAGAAGAAACACACACCAGTACTGACTGCTACAGATCAGTGCCTTTTCCAAATGCCTAATTTACAACAGTATTACTTATAGCACCACTCAATCTAATCCATCACATGAGATAATTTATATGGTATGTACTAAGTACTAGTTGGCCTTAAAATTGAAAAAACACTTGTGGCAACACTGTAAATTATTGGGCCGGAATATCCTTGTTGTTCAAAATTGGGCATTTCAGTAGCGCACCAAAATCATCTTTTAATACATAGTACAAACCCTCCCAGTCACGACATTAGTTAATCAAACAGGACTATTGATAGGTTAGATTGAGTATTACAGATCACGTCGCTAAGAAATATTGCAATTTGACATGTGTGTCTATTTCGTTTCCCAGAAAAACCAATTAATGGGATAAAATACTTGTTCGGTGTAGAGCTATAACAGTGTGATTCTATAAGCTAAGCAGATGAGGCAACAAAGAACCTAACCGTCCTCTCTGATggacttcatcagaagattcctATGGTCTGATTTACCTTTCTTCTTTCCTTGCAACCTTGGATCGATATGGTTCATTCCTGGGCTATGCTCTTTCAACGGTTGACAGAAGAGGGGGACGGGCAAGGATGATCAGACTGCTTGGTTCGGTTCGTCAGAGGTATTAAAAAAACCTTCTTTTTggtcttttctttcttttgtttaggATTGGCAAGAGGATGGCTGCCTCGGCTTCAAAGCTGTTAGAGAATGCGCTCTTATCACTACAGGGACGCGAGAAAAATTCCTCGAAGGTAGTATTGTATTAAAGGGATGGGGCATTACCGGTGTTAGCGACGAAGGGATTGTTTGCAAGAGAAGGTTGCCCTGTTAAGATACGAACAGGGGGCATGCCACGCATAATAGTAAAAAAAAGGGCAGAGAAGAGGATAGAGGGACAGAAGGAGCTGGAGGCCAACAAGGAATAGAAGAAGCTGTTCCACTCGTAGCTCTTCTTCTTTGTTTAAAGCTTCACTCACATTTCGGGAGCGGATGCAGCTCGAGCTAAAGATATGCCCCCAACTCTTGAACAGCTCTCACTTGCCTTGGCCGATAGCTTAGATGACCGACCGTTAGGCATGGTTACCAATGATTTAACGGTGGGCCTCTTGTTTGGTGAGCCAACCGGCTTCACCCGAGTCTGAAGGCCACAAAGAGGAGTCCCTGCTGGCGTTTGCACCACCTTTTGTGCCATTTGACCTGCGGGCAATGTCAGTCTTTTTCTTTGATAGAAAGAAGTAGTGCTTCAACCTGGTTTAGGACTTACCTCTTCAAAAGCTGGAGGAAGAGGCTTCAGTATCAGCTTACTACTTTATCTACTTGATGAAAGCAACAAAGAGACTTTGCTATACCATCATTTGCTTTGTTCATACTTTGACTGGTCCACTTAGGCAAGCCGGGTGAGGAATCTCCTCCGATCTCCATAGTGAAATCTTCGATTAACGAGTTGTCTTGGGCTTTGGGATGGCTTTTGggccttccttttcctttcctttcctttcctttcctttcctttcctttcctttccttatAGTAGATCATCTTTGTTTTCACTGAAGACCTACCTACTCTCTTGTCCTTTCCCACGTAGATCGAAAAGGTTGAATGTGCCGTAGCTCAAGAAAGAACGTGAGTCTTACTTACTTCGATTTCAATGCGGCATTCTTAAGGTCTCTTACAGAGAAGATTCTTGCCGGGCCCTTATCACTTCTGGTTCATCAAGATAGGCTGGATAGTGGCGCATCTCCATTTCTTCCATTCGCTGTCCAGAAAACTACTGCTTTCAAGCCTACGTGCGCAGGAGCGCACTTCCGTTTTCTACTTCTACGCCGGGTCGATGTTCAAAAAGAACCAAATATCATAGATTGTTCATGTCGTGAAAAAGAACTTGTCAACGTGATAGATAGACTTCGTCTTACAGAAAAGATAAGAaaagcgaagcgggaagggtcCCAAAGAGCTTATTTTGGGCTCTGTTCCCGAGGCATACTCAGATAGATAGAGAGGTGTCAGGCTAGCTTTCAAACAATGTCAGCAGAAAACATCTATCTAAATTATCACACGTCCCCATTTTCTTGGTCTTTTTTCTTGCACCAGGCTTGCTTACCTAAGAAACAAGTAAAAAAATAGGATATGTTTTTAAACAGGCCTGCGTAAGGCACTTTCAAAAGCTTGATCCCACTCCCGGCTAAATAACCTTCTTTCTTTACTCTCGTTCACGTTTACGGTAGAGTCATTCTATCTCTATAAAGCAACTGCTTTACAACCTACTATGCCTAGAGCCTCATTTGAGTGTATGAAGCTGATTGGAAGGATGGGAGAGAACAATGAATGGTACTAGGCTTTCTACCAACGGTGAACCATAAATAGCAGAGATCGAGCCAGGTTAAACAGATCAAGGGAAATCGGAGCGAGAATTTCTTCTGGTGGGTGAAAGGGTCTATCTAAAACTTCAACCTCATAAACAAATCACAGTGTCAGGAAAAAGGCAGCACAAACTGAGCCGTACTATGTCCATTTGAAATTCTAGATAAGATTGGAACTTTGGCTTATAGATGGAAATAGCCTGTGGGATCGATGGTACATCCTGTTTTCCACGTGTCTCAATTAAAGAAGAAATAAGGCCAAAATGCGGTGATCACTCCAGAATTCCCTCTTACGGGACCAGAAGGCGAGTTTCAAGCCGAGCCAGTGCCATCATTAGAAAGTCCGGCCATTTTTGTTTAAGCCAGTTCAAGTTAGGGCAAGGAGGAAAGGAAGAGAGTAATGCAAGGATGTAAAGAATGAGGCGCTAGAACAGACTGGCCCGCAGGCTTCCAACCTGACACCGCTTCGCTACTTTTCGAAAGCAGATCGATGGAAGTTGCTTGTACGAGACTGCGCCTCCCGGCTCTCCAATGGAATTTTCGGTAAATGAAAGCAAAGCGAAGCTTTACGACCAAGGAGAGATAAGCATATTTTATGAATGATAGAAGGAGTGTTTCAAGAAGCCATTTGGTTTTTCCCTCATTCTCGCGCGAAACGATACCACCAAAATGAAAGCGCTGCGGTGATGAAACCAGCCGAGAAAAGGAACAACGACCATGTCCGGTTAAGCTGATATGTGCAGTCAAAAACAACGACATCCCCGAAGCAAGCATAATCGATTCTGGACTGAGCATCTGCCCGGAAAAGACTGGTTAGACACCCTTTGTCTCCTTTGCTTTTTGAATCTGGTTGGAGATGCTTTGTCTGTGATTTTGGATAGATATTCGTCCTGGACTTGACTTATGGTTTTTTCTGCGCTTCCCACTTTCTTCACATCTGGTTTGACATTCAAAGTTGCACCACCTTGAAATGACCAGACTAGCAATGAAGTGGTAAAGCCAAACTACTTTCTTTTTGATATAGGATATTGGAAAGAAGTGCATAGGTAGGCCTCAGCGTGCTCATTGAGTAGGTTGAGGAAGTTTGTCATTGTGAGACGGTAAAAGGCCTTCCCTCATCTCCTGGATCAGTCTACCAGTGCTAATCCCTTTCCCCAACGTCTTTAAAGGAATCCAAACTTAATGTGTTTTGTAATGGTGATTTCAGTGTAGGCTTCCATTGCTCTTCTATTTCAATGGATTTTCTTGAGGCACTCCCCAAGTCTTATGGTTATAGCTCCATACTTGTGGTCGTGGACCGTTTAACTGGCTCATTTCATTCCTCTATCTCACCCTTTAGCTGTATACCCTATCTTGTATCCAGTAGTAAGTCTACTCTTCTTACCCCCTCTCCTCTACCTTTTGTGGCCCATCTATTAGCTTTTTTACCATCTTGAGTCATAGCGAGACGGCTCTATCTCTTTTCACAAGTACAGCTGTAAGTACAGTTGCGGGCGTTAACGATCAGCAGTACTGAGCTACGGAAAGTCTATCGAAAGGACCTAATCAAAGGCTACTACAGCTATAACTGACCCGCCTATGGAATCTATTGGCTCGGCTGAACCGACATGAAATGAAAGAGAGGAAGGCGGAAGCTATTGGCAAATAGAGGGGGTATGTTCTCCGTGTCTTTTAGCCCTCACTAGATGACAACTTGCTTACTTTTTCACTTCTTCTTAAGCTTGGCAGACTAGTTCCTGACTGACTTGATAGTGCGATGAGCTTACTTGCTCTAGTTCTGTCTTTCCTCGCTGGGATGACACTTTCCTTATGATTTTATACCAGACTGAAGTAGAGAATGAAGTAGGAGTGATATCATACCATCGTCTCGTATTGTACAACAACCGTTCGTGCCCATAATTTCCACTAACTGAATGCATCGTAGGCGTGTGGAATTCAAATCCCTTCGGACCTTGCTCGACACAGTCCTTAGTATGATGCCGATCTCTTAGGATGGACCGCTTTCTTAACGAGAAAGAGAGCTTAGCCTTACCCCTTAACAATTGTCTTTATTGGTTGACTGACCCCTTACCACACAATAATCAAACTTCTGTGATTACCGCGACACCTATGTAGGCATGCATGCTTAGAGAAGTGGCTTTCTAAGAAACTGAAACTCTGACCTCGAAACTGCCAATTGAGGAAGGGTTGTTCCGGCTTTCGAGCCAACAAGTGTCGGTTCGAATCAAGCTTTTGCAATGAAGTTCTCTCCCTGATTCTGCCTGCCTAGTAGGGTCTCATAACTCGAGATCTGTTGGCTAGATTCTTTTCGGGCTCTTCTCGATCTTCCTTATCAAAGAAAGAGTAAAGAAAAAAGGCACCTAATCTTTACCGTCTCCACTGAGATTTCAGACCTGAAAGGAGTAGATTCTTGTAGAAATTGCGTATAGAAAGAGATTCGTCTTGTAAGAGCAGGTTGAAGCGCTTAGGCTACTTCAGCTATATGCTTAACACATGCAAATCTAACGAAGTGCTCCTGGACGACTCTTTCTTTGAGATTCCGTAAGTAACCTAGTGCATGTGCCTTTGAAGAAAATGTGCAGTGAGGGATCTTTATTGGTAGCCAGTCTTTCACTTCCGCCTCTCCACTCCCATGCCTTTCTTGGTCGGACCAACCCAACCGGCGATTTCCGACAAGTCTTTCTGCTTAGAGCAAGAAGCAGAACCCAAATCAAACTTTCTTTATTTTCATTTATGGAAAACCAATTCTTTTTATTAAGTGTAGGCGCCGGAATCATGGTTTCGGTTGCCATTTTTGTAGCTTTTAAAGCTGGGCGAATTTCCGGGCAAATGGAAAACCATGCATTGGACTTGGAAAGACTGAAACAGAAAATCGAATCTTTACTATGGAAACTTTTGGAGGAAATT comes from the Setaria italica strain Yugu1 unplaced genomic scaffold, Setaria_italica_v2.0 scaffold_12, whole genome shotgun sequence genome and includes:
- the LOC111256051 gene encoding uncharacterized protein LOC111256051, producing the protein MTILSTVCTKLLCTNAHLGRRVAAHHLKVYTRGSRNGIAILDSDKTLICLRSALHFIGSLIRKKGHSFFLKTNHLFIYLIMEKMIYSIMEKMGSCINDSQWKIGAFLTNSYANPKKFRSRKKKIHFGLNQQPDCVVIPNPDRKSSVILEANRSQIPIASLLDSTIPWESYKRITYPIPANDTIQFIYLFRHSITKTVILERPRITAIQGAGARAFSTAGSGGRKHYASASGNKYKYKATFIHLFWMKILLLLPRVPLGLLCLFCRIPTSILSLFFFILSLFFCVESAAAATGGDIVMAHPPGSSGYTTNTLVDALMDTTSASASSGEPSVNQPTPEFHPVEQEAPMDALMDTTSARASSGEPSVNQPTPEFLPVQQEVEQQALLTEIREVLQQEYRRYIIRSSPWMRNTGYLYSPNITRVAELMIKDLELDLSSIEELQQFLQDIGANPQQLNSEFFNYWGRRA
- the LOC111256052 gene encoding uncharacterized protein LOC111256052, with product MRLLAPAFKFHFKEGRRTMILSVLSSPALVSGLMVVRAKNPVHSVLFPILVFCDTSGLLILLGLDFSAMIFPVVHIGAIAVSFLFVVMMFNIQIAEIHEEVLRYLPVSGIIGLIFWWEMFFILDNETIPLLPTHRNTTSLRYTVYAGKVRSWTNLETLGNLLYTYYSVWFLVSSLILLVAMIGAIVLTMHRTTKVKRQDVFRRNALDSRRTIMRRTTIQNRRCFSSKAEGSSSNSKDSFKTFIFKSDYRDFPGLVDNIDALLEVLEPWEILFFVHTFPRDIIILSTLSPLDIKNLIAVEAPLM